GTGGTATAATAAGATTCTAAGACACTTCCATCATTTGACCTACTGTTTAGGGATGGATAGTAAGTCAGAGTGTTTGACATGCTCAAAGAGCATTGGATCAGCCGTCTAATGCATTTTCGTTAACTTTGTAGGCTTTGGTTGGAAGAAGTACAGAAAACATATCATAAAGTCGATCCTATAGTAATAGTAATTGTCTTGAACACAGTAGTATGTTTACTTATCTGAAATTCTGGTTTTAGCAACATCATCCAGCCAGGAGAATAAGTAGGGACGCACTTTGACTGAATTTGAAAGTAGGAAAAACAAACTAGATACCTTTGATCGAGTACGTTGTCGTGCTCTCAAGTTTATTTCACGCTGCTGCTGCTCAGCCCATGCTGCAATTGCCATTCCACCGCGCTGGTCGAATGCTTTTCGCTTCTTTATGAGCCACTCCATCCATGCTTGAGAAGCCTATAAAAAACAAGATATACGGATTACTATTtccattttaaataaaaaactaaGTGTATTGATAAACAGAGAAGATAAATATGACAACTGAACTACTTATTTTTTGTAATAACTCCCATTCAAGAAATTAGAGTCATAATTTCACCTTCATTGGGTTCACCCGGTTTTCCACGTCATATTTTCTCCTCCTGTCCCCATCAACAAGCAGCTCATAAGCTGCTTGGATTTTAATAAATCGGGTTTCAGCTGTTTCACCTTCCTCGAGATTGCCTCTACCATCATAGACTACAAAAGGTATGATGAGTCAAATTAAAGCACATTTTATAAGTAAAATTGCACCACGATATTCTTATACAGAGCTTTgataatagaaaaaataatcAATGTTTTCATTTCGAGGGAATCCTATTACTCCTATTTGCATAAGTGGTGATTAGTGAGGGGTTATGAACTTGTGATCTTCAAATGATAACACGATTGTTTCTAGCATGCAGTTTGTACTTTGTAGTAAACACCAACGGTTGAGTAGGAATTCATAAGTTATGATATTTGACAAGGTCCAGCTTGTAATACAACAGCGCCTCAAGTAGTAGTAGTATAATTAGGTCCATAGCCTATGAAAACTAGATTATACCTGAGAGTGCTGTATAGGGCTCTATATGTATTATAACCCAACCAAATTAATGGTTCCTTTTTAACACGTCAACGAAAACTATAATCAAATCGATAGGTAAACAAATTTAAGGTAAAGACTAAGGAGACAAACCATCAGGATGATAAAACTTGGCCAAGCGCCTGTAAGCCACTTTTACTTTCTCTTCATCCGCGTCTCTCTCTAGTTCTGTAAAGTGAAAACCGCAATTCACAAATAAGAACATAGCAAAAAGATAATCAAACATTAACCTACAAAATAAGGAACAAATGGTCAAATAAGAATAAGACATCCTATCTCACATTATATGACTTTAAGTTTAATGAATTTCCCACTATGTCCTAGGCTTACGCTGCATCAATTTCACATATCTTCCAACCTTAATTGAATCCTTGCTGTTAGCAAAAGTCTCCTATTTCGTTCATTTCACTTGAAATTCactaatttgaatgtaattggacTATTGGAGCTTATATGAACTAATTGAATCTAATCTAAACTTGTTGTAGTCGTGAATTGAACTTCGAAAATTACGAAGCCAACACTATCCACTTCTACCAAGTAGCAACACATATTAGGCAATTAGTAGCAACACATACCAAGTAGTAATTTTTTCTGAAAACAACCATTCCATTACAGAATCAGCAGACAATCATTTTCCATAACATGTTGAAAACATAACATAGCAAGTTAGCAACAACTTATAAAACAAGGATATGCAATTACAAATAGCTTAGTTAGTTAATTTAGCATAGATTGAATCCAAAACATCATTAATATTCccgaaacaaaataaaataaaaacaaacctaGAACGTCATAGGGGGATTTCTCGCCGGTCCAATTAGAAGCGCGAGTAACATATCTCCGATGATTCAACCGTAACCACGGCTCTCCCCGAACCAACTCCGGCGAATCGGAGGAAAGAGAAGGAAACGAGCTCAAATTAGGTTTTGAAAAAGGAACTCTAGATGATTCTGAGCTCAAATACCGAACGCGAGCTCTACAGCAACATACAAAGGAAGAGTAGACAGCATTTGTTCTGCAAATGGATCTCAAATGGCTcataatttcatccaaaattcGTAGGTTGAATATGACTTTGATTTTAATTACAGAACTAGGGAATACAATTGGGGAAAGTgtgattgaatttggggatttagGGATTTGAATTTACGTTGTTGTTGTTAAAGACGCAAAGTAAGAGGAAGATGGAGAAACTAACATAATTAACGGTATCGATGAAGCGGTTGTGAGTCTTGTGACTGTTTGGTTTGATTTGTGTTATTAACGGGGGATTTTTGTGGACAGTTTTGTATTTCTTTCCCATTTGAAGATTCTTCTGAATCTCACAGAGACACAGAGTGGGCCCTTTTTAGTTTTAACTCCAATTGTGGGCTAAAATGTGGTGTAGTTAAATTTTTCACATTAAATTCCTAGTTAAAATTGATTTAAGCTATAAATTTTCTAATTGCTGACtgttgtacccgggtacagccagctctggttgtaccccaaaaacgacgcgctcatattgtttgttcattcttgtcgactgtttgttcttttttattgtactgtttgttcattcttattgtactgattgttctttcttgttgtactgtttgttctttcatgttgttttttaaattcatcatcaaattttcataattgttgtattttttgttatttcttctggaattttatgttcttttttatattgtttgttctttcttgtttatttgtttgtttataataatcatatggttaatgttcataattaaattcttcattaatcttttattctttctttttgtattgtttgttctttcttgttgtactgtttgttatttcttgttgttttttaaattcattcatcaaacttattgttgtattgtttgttttttcatgctggctttaaaattcatcataaaattgttcataattgttgtattgtttgttcttttttctggaattttatgttcttttttatattgtttgttcttttttgttgaattatttgtttgttcataataaatatatggttaatgttcataatgaaattgttcacttcattggtcttttatgtttttacaagcacctatattgtttatttccaaataaataaataaatgttcatttccaaaatagtaaatgttcattccaaataaataaataaatattcttttccgaaatagtaaatgttcatttccgaaatagtaaatgctcatttttgtagtgtatttccaaataaataaataaatgttcatttccaaaatagtaaatgttcattccaaataaataaataaacgttcattttcgaaatagtaaatgttcatttttgtaccagtatttgttctttcttgttttattgtttgttctttcatgttggctttaaaattcatcataaaattgttcataattgttgttttggttgttcttttttctggaattttatgttcttttttatattgtttgttcttttttgttgaattatttgttctttcttgtttatttgtttgttcacaataaatatatggttaatgttcataatgaaattgttcacttcattggtcttttatgtttttacaagcgcctatattgtttatttccaaataaatacataaatgttcatatccaaaatagtaaatgttcattccaaataaataaataaatgttcatttccgaaatagtaaatgctcatttttgtagtttatttccaaataaataaataaatgttcatttccaaaatagtaaatgttcattccaaataaataaataaatgttcattttcgaaatagtaaatgttcatttttgtaccagtatattaatgttcattttaaacaacacaaaacgacatcgttttggatgggggtacagccagctttggctgtacccgggtatagcaaAAAATTTGCGATAAATTTTCACATAGGTTGGTTACAATATCCATAATTTTCTATAATCTATTACTTCTATTTATTATATACTAAAAAGAGAcatcaggaatgacacatgtcatttcctggtgcaattttttcccgccaaaatattttactttttaaaataagtaaattacattacgtttttttaggaaactaagataaaaatatattttaattaccatagatgtgtactacataatatattattggaagaaagctaaatcaatattattttttcctttatgatataattttatttatggtattattataactttttaatctgataagaaatatataaattttTTGATAATTgaatacatggtaactggtaagtatataagaatgttaattaaaataataatacatggtaagtagactaacagataagtttatttatcaagattttactcaattcaaaatatgttgtatttgactaactcggttatgatccggtcttttcgaaaattagtcttgagtcatacgggtttggttaacgttgttagatcgttctacatacaagtaatcgaatataatttttaactttgtatagtaatatgaaaatttagttcatttgaatattttttttacacaactttgagtttatactttttcatgtatcatttttactttcatgttttcctaatatcacaagtcttttagttactattaaaataataaattgttgTAGTAGTagtcgtgcgttgcacgggccctaaactagtatTTAACTAGTATTAACCCCGTGTCATTTATAGTTTTTTGTTATGTTTAAATCtgagtttaatttttttaaatcataaaaaaaaaagtaaatgtaTTTCATACGTGTTAACTAAGAAAACAATGAAAATAGAAATATAAATTACTATGTTACttgaaattaatagaaaaattgaaagataaAGGGGGGAGATATTTATTGGAGGTAAAAGGgaattaattatttttggtGTTGAAAAACCATAAAATTGGAGAAGGATGGGGCATgaagtttaaataaaataaaataggaaGTTGCTTTCAAAGTGGAATACGTGACACTCTAAATTTGTTGCAAACTTGTCTGCTATTAAATATTAACTAGTTTtaaacccgtgcgatgcacggttctTGTTTTGTCTCTAAGGTGTGTTTTAGTTTTTATCCCATCATATAGATTTTTACGCATGTTTTATAAAGGAGGAAAA
This sequence is a window from Spinacia oleracea cultivar Varoflay chromosome 1, BTI_SOV_V1, whole genome shotgun sequence. Protein-coding genes within it:
- the LOC110799729 gene encoding uncharacterized protein, encoding MSHLRSICRTNAVYSSFVCCCRARVRYLSSESSRVPFSKPNLSSFPSLSSDSPELVRGEPWLRLNHRRYVTRASNWTGEKSPYDVLELERDADEEKVKVAYRRLAKFYHPDVYDGRGNLEEGETAETRFIKIQAAYELLVDGDRRRKYDVENRVNPMKASQAWMEWLIKKRKAFDQRGGMAIAAWAEQQQREINLRARQRTRSKVDPEEEKRILAKEKKASVENFQTTLRRHTLVLKKRDLMRRKKAEEEKDKEIRRLLALEGFELESEDE